A region of Modestobacter marinus DNA encodes the following proteins:
- a CDS encoding arginine repressor produces the protein MTTALTRSARHARIAELITAGPVTSQTQLARLLAESGVDVTQATLSRDLEELGAVKLRGSDGAPASYVLPPENAPLRPAQSAPARLTRLLADLLTSAEGSANLAVVRTPPGAAQFLASGLDKVGLPDVLGTIAGDDTLMVVSRDPNGGPALAGRLRALAERARPAHGDDTDLHADVEESAE, from the coding sequence ATGACCACCGCGCTGACCCGGTCGGCCCGGCACGCCCGGATCGCCGAGCTGATCACCGCCGGGCCGGTGACCTCGCAGACCCAGCTGGCCCGCCTGCTGGCCGAGTCCGGGGTCGACGTCACCCAGGCGACGCTGTCCCGGGACCTGGAGGAGCTCGGCGCGGTGAAGCTGCGCGGGTCCGACGGGGCGCCGGCGTCCTACGTGCTGCCGCCGGAGAACGCCCCGCTGCGCCCGGCGCAGTCGGCACCGGCCCGGCTGACCCGGCTGCTGGCCGACCTGCTCACCAGCGCCGAGGGGAGCGCGAACCTGGCCGTCGTCCGCACGCCGCCGGGCGCGGCCCAGTTCCTGGCCTCCGGGCTGGACAAGGTGGGGCTCCCCGACGTGCTGGGCACGATCGCCGGGGACGACACTCTGATGGTCGTCTCCCGTGACCCGAACGGCGGGCCCGCGCTCGCCGGACGGCTGCGCGCGCTCGCCGAGCGCGCCCGCCCGGCGCACGGGGACGACACCGACCTGCACGCCGACGTGGAAGAGAGCGCAGAGTGA
- the tyrS gene encoding tyrosine--tRNA ligase: MIDELHRRGLIAQSTDEEALRAHLAEGPVTYYCGFDPTAASLHVGHLIQFMVLRALQRAGHQPIVLVGGATGLIGDPRPSSERQLNDPGQVATWVEGIRRRVAPFLDLPAAEHGLREPIYADNLDWTSPLSAIDFLRDLGKHFRVNRMLAKEAVSARLNSDAGISYTEFSYQILQANDFRELHRRHGCTLQSGGSDQWGNITAGTDLVRRTEGASAHALATPLITTADGKKIGKTEGATIWLDPEHTSPYAFFQYWLNIDDVDARAWLPLFSERPAEEVAALIAESEERPASRAPQRALAEELTRLVHGPAELAQADAAGRALFGRAELTELDPQTLVAALTEAGATSIEDPALSYAALFQRAGLASSLTDARRTVKEGGAYVNNVRVTDAEAAPAAADWLAGGWLVLRKGKRLVAGVHCPGAAPAR; the protein is encoded by the coding sequence GTGATCGACGAACTCCACCGCCGCGGGCTGATCGCCCAGAGCACCGACGAGGAGGCGCTGCGCGCGCACCTGGCGGAGGGGCCGGTCACCTACTACTGCGGCTTCGACCCCACGGCGGCCAGCCTGCACGTCGGTCACCTGATCCAGTTCATGGTGCTGCGGGCCCTGCAGCGGGCCGGGCACCAGCCGATCGTGCTGGTGGGCGGGGCGACCGGGCTGATCGGTGACCCCCGGCCGTCGTCCGAGCGCCAGCTGAACGACCCCGGGCAGGTGGCCACCTGGGTGGAGGGGATCCGCCGCCGGGTGGCGCCCTTCCTCGACCTGCCGGCCGCCGAACACGGGCTCCGGGAGCCGATCTACGCCGACAACCTGGACTGGACGTCGCCGCTGTCGGCGATCGACTTCCTGCGTGACCTCGGCAAGCACTTCCGGGTCAACCGGATGCTGGCCAAGGAGGCCGTCTCGGCCCGGCTGAACTCCGATGCCGGGATCAGTTACACCGAGTTCAGCTACCAGATCCTGCAGGCCAACGACTTCCGGGAGCTGCACCGGCGGCACGGCTGCACGCTGCAGAGCGGCGGCTCCGACCAGTGGGGGAACATCACCGCCGGCACGGACCTGGTGCGCCGGACCGAGGGGGCGTCGGCGCACGCCCTGGCCACGCCGCTGATCACCACGGCCGACGGCAAGAAGATCGGCAAGACCGAGGGCGCCACGATCTGGCTGGACCCCGAGCACACCAGCCCGTACGCGTTCTTCCAGTACTGGCTCAACATCGACGACGTCGACGCCCGGGCCTGGTTGCCGCTGTTCTCCGAGCGCCCGGCCGAGGAGGTGGCGGCGCTGATCGCCGAGTCCGAGGAGCGTCCGGCCTCCCGGGCCCCGCAGCGCGCGCTGGCCGAGGAGCTCACCCGGCTGGTGCACGGTCCTGCCGAACTCGCCCAGGCCGACGCCGCCGGCCGGGCCCTGTTCGGCCGGGCCGAGCTCACCGAGCTCGACCCGCAGACCCTGGTCGCCGCGCTGACCGAGGCCGGTGCGACGTCGATCGAGGACCCTGCGCTGTCCTACGCCGCGTTGTTCCAGCGCGCCGGGCTGGCGTCGTCCCTGACCGACGCGCGGCGGACGGTCAAGGAGGGCGGGGCGTACGTGAACAACGTCCGGGTGACCGACGCCGAGGCCGCGCCGGCCGCTGCGGACTGGCTGGCCGGGGGATGGCTGGTGCTGCGGAAGGGCAAGCGGCTGGTGGCCGGCGTGCACTGCCCCGGGGCGGCGCCGGCTCGCTGA
- the argF gene encoding ornithine carbamoyltransferase, giving the protein MTVRHLTRDDDLTPAEQAEVLALAAQLKAGRHTAAAPTPLRAPNGTQRTVAVLFDKPSTRTRLSFAVGVTELGGQPLVIDGGASQLGRGESVEDTTRVLDRQVAAIVWRTSGQERMDAMASVSRVPVVNALTDQFHPCQVLADLQTVLEHRPALAGLTFSYLGDGANNMAHSYLLGGALAGMHVRIGSPETFRPDPAVLERAGEIAAETGGSVQWTADPAAAADGADVLATDTWVSMGQEAEHAARVAPLVPYAVDEPALARAADDAVVLHCLPAYRGKEIAASVLDGPQSAVWDEAENRLHAQKALLTWLLERSG; this is encoded by the coding sequence GTGACGGTCCGGCACCTCACCCGGGACGACGACCTCACCCCCGCGGAGCAGGCGGAGGTGCTCGCGCTGGCCGCCCAGCTCAAGGCCGGCCGGCACACCGCCGCCGCGCCGACCCCGCTGCGCGCGCCGAACGGCACCCAGCGCACGGTCGCGGTGCTGTTCGACAAGCCCTCCACCCGCACCCGGCTCTCCTTCGCCGTCGGGGTCACCGAGCTCGGCGGGCAGCCCCTGGTGATCGACGGCGGGGCCAGCCAGCTGGGCCGGGGCGAGTCGGTGGAGGACACCACCCGGGTGCTCGACCGGCAGGTCGCGGCGATCGTGTGGCGCACCTCGGGCCAGGAGCGGATGGACGCGATGGCGTCGGTCAGCCGGGTGCCCGTGGTCAACGCCCTGACCGACCAGTTCCACCCCTGCCAGGTGCTGGCCGACCTGCAGACCGTCCTGGAACACCGCCCCGCGCTCGCCGGGCTCACCTTCAGCTACCTCGGCGACGGCGCCAACAACATGGCGCACTCCTACCTGCTGGGCGGCGCCCTGGCCGGCATGCACGTGCGGATCGGTTCCCCGGAGACGTTCCGGCCCGACCCGGCCGTGCTGGAGCGGGCCGGGGAGATCGCGGCGGAGACCGGCGGGTCGGTCCAGTGGACCGCCGACCCGGCCGCCGCCGCGGACGGCGCCGACGTGCTCGCCACCGACACCTGGGTGTCGATGGGCCAGGAGGCCGAGCACGCCGCCCGGGTCGCGCCGCTCGTGCCCTACGCCGTCGACGAGCCGGCGCTGGCCCGCGCCGCCGACGACGCCGTCGTGCTGCACTGCCTGCCGGCCTACCGCGGCAAGGAGATCGCCGCCTCGGTCCTGGACGGGCCGCAGAGCGCCGTGTGGGACGAGGCGGAGAACCGGCTGCACGCACAGAAGGCGCTGCTCACCTGGCTGCTGGAGCGATCGGGATGA
- a CDS encoding acetylornithine transaminase — protein MTHTEELATRWSAVMMGNYKTPPVALARGAGATVWDVDGNEYTDLLGGIATTILGHAHPAVVHAITAQAQLLGHVSNLAMHEPGVLLAERLLELAGRPGRVFFCNSGAEANEAAFKLSRLTGRPEVVTAIGSFHGRTMGSLALTGQPAKAAAFAPLPGGVQHVPYGDVDALAATVGERTAMVLLEPMLGEGGVLPAPPGYLAAAAETARAAGALFAVDEVQTGSGRTGQWFAHQADGLQPDVVTLAKALGGGLPLGATLAFGPAAELMTAGSHGSTFGGNPIVAAAALAVLDTIRDEGLLERAKEIEHRVAAGVDALGHPGISGVRGRGALLGVVLTAPVAAGVEDHLRAAGFLANGVAADVVRLAPPLVVTDAQLDSFVAALPAALDAALRDADQ, from the coding sequence ATGACGCACACCGAGGAGCTGGCCACCCGCTGGTCGGCCGTGATGATGGGCAACTACAAGACGCCGCCGGTGGCGCTGGCCCGCGGCGCGGGCGCGACCGTCTGGGACGTCGACGGCAACGAGTACACCGACCTGCTCGGCGGCATCGCCACCACGATCCTCGGCCACGCCCACCCGGCGGTCGTGCACGCGATCACCGCCCAGGCACAGCTGCTGGGCCACGTCTCCAACCTGGCGATGCACGAGCCCGGTGTGCTGCTGGCCGAGCGGCTGCTGGAGCTCGCCGGCCGGCCGGGCCGGGTCTTCTTCTGCAACTCCGGCGCCGAGGCCAACGAGGCCGCCTTCAAGCTCAGCCGGCTCACCGGGCGGCCCGAGGTGGTCACCGCGATCGGCTCCTTCCACGGCCGCACCATGGGCTCCCTCGCGCTCACCGGGCAGCCGGCCAAGGCCGCCGCCTTCGCCCCGTTGCCCGGCGGCGTGCAGCACGTCCCGTACGGCGACGTCGACGCGCTCGCGGCCACCGTGGGGGAGCGGACGGCGATGGTGCTGCTGGAGCCGATGCTGGGGGAGGGCGGCGTGCTGCCGGCCCCGCCCGGCTACCTCGCCGCCGCCGCGGAGACCGCCCGCGCGGCGGGTGCCCTCTTCGCCGTCGACGAGGTGCAGACCGGCAGCGGGCGCACCGGGCAGTGGTTCGCCCACCAGGCCGACGGCCTGCAGCCCGACGTCGTCACCCTGGCCAAGGCCCTCGGCGGCGGCCTGCCACTCGGCGCCACCCTGGCCTTCGGCCCGGCCGCGGAGCTGATGACCGCCGGCTCGCACGGCTCCACGTTCGGCGGCAACCCGATCGTCGCGGCCGCCGCCCTGGCGGTGCTGGACACCATCCGCGACGAGGGGCTGCTGGAGCGCGCCAAGGAGATCGAGCACCGGGTCGCCGCCGGCGTCGATGCGCTGGGGCACCCGGGCATCAGCGGCGTCCGGGGCCGGGGTGCGCTGCTCGGCGTCGTCCTCACCGCGCCGGTCGCCGCCGGGGTCGAGGACCACCTGCGGGCGGCCGGGTTCCTCGCCAACGGGGTGGCCGCCGACGTCGTCCGGCTGGCCCCGCCGCTGGTCGTCACCGACGCCCAGCTGGACTCCTTCGTCGCCGCCCTCCCCGCCGCGCTGGACGCCGCCCTCCGGGATGCCGACCAGTGA
- the argH gene encoding argininosuccinate lyase gives MTEGNAGSQTRLWGGRFGGGPSPAMAALSKSTDVDWRLAPYDLAGSRAHARVLERAGLLTVDELARMIGALTELSAEVADGTFAPIEADEDVHEALERGLLEKLGPLGGKLRAGRSRNDQVATDLRLYLRHNVRHLVGELAALENALVGLALRYRDVAAPGMTHLQHAQPVLIAHQLLAHAHSLSRDVDRLLDWDKRAAVSPLGSGALAGSSLALDPDAVAAELGFDRAADNSIDAVSDRDFAAEFCFVAALLGVHLSRLGEEVVLWTSTEFGWAKLDDAWATGSSIMPQKKNPDIAELARGKAGRFVGNLTGLLTMLKGLPLAYDRDLQEDKEPVFDSVEQLLLLLPAVTGMVATLTLRPEVIEAAAPQGFALATDVAEWLVSNGVPFRSAHEISGAMVAFCEEAGLELDELDDDQLAGIDERLTPQVRSVLTVPGALAARQARGGTAPERVAEQLRSLSELAREHTEWASWSPVAGAL, from the coding sequence GTGACCGAGGGCAACGCCGGCAGCCAGACCCGACTGTGGGGCGGCCGGTTCGGCGGCGGCCCGTCACCGGCGATGGCGGCGCTGTCGAAGTCCACCGACGTCGACTGGCGGCTGGCGCCCTACGACCTGGCCGGCTCCCGGGCGCACGCCCGGGTGCTGGAGCGGGCCGGGCTGCTCACCGTCGACGAGCTGGCCAGGATGATCGGTGCGCTCACCGAGCTGTCCGCCGAGGTCGCCGACGGCACGTTCGCGCCGATCGAGGCCGACGAGGACGTCCACGAGGCGCTCGAGCGCGGCCTGCTGGAGAAGCTGGGCCCGTTGGGCGGCAAGCTGCGCGCCGGCCGCAGCCGCAACGACCAGGTCGCCACCGACCTGCGGCTGTACCTGCGGCACAACGTGCGCCACCTGGTCGGCGAGCTCGCCGCGCTGGAGAACGCCCTCGTCGGGCTGGCGCTGCGCTACCGCGACGTCGCCGCCCCGGGGATGACCCACCTGCAGCACGCCCAGCCGGTGCTCATCGCACACCAGCTGCTCGCGCACGCCCACTCGCTGTCCCGCGACGTCGACCGCCTGCTGGACTGGGACAAGCGGGCGGCGGTGAGCCCGCTGGGCTCCGGTGCGCTGGCCGGCTCCTCGCTGGCGCTGGACCCCGACGCCGTCGCCGCCGAGCTCGGCTTCGACCGGGCCGCGGACAACAGCATCGACGCGGTCAGCGACCGCGACTTCGCCGCGGAGTTCTGCTTCGTCGCCGCCCTGCTCGGGGTGCACCTGTCCCGGCTGGGGGAGGAGGTCGTGCTCTGGACGTCGACCGAGTTCGGCTGGGCGAAGCTCGACGACGCCTGGGCGACCGGGTCGTCGATCATGCCGCAGAAGAAGAACCCGGACATCGCCGAGCTGGCCCGGGGCAAGGCCGGCCGCTTCGTCGGCAACCTGACCGGGCTGCTGACCATGCTCAAGGGCCTCCCGCTGGCCTACGACCGCGACCTGCAGGAGGACAAGGAGCCGGTCTTCGACTCCGTCGAGCAGCTGCTCCTGCTGCTGCCCGCGGTCACCGGGATGGTGGCCACGCTGACCCTCCGCCCGGAGGTCATCGAGGCGGCCGCGCCCCAGGGCTTCGCCCTGGCCACGGACGTCGCCGAGTGGCTGGTGTCCAACGGGGTCCCGTTCCGGTCCGCGCACGAGATCAGCGGCGCGATGGTCGCCTTCTGCGAGGAGGCCGGTCTCGAGCTCGACGAGCTGGACGACGACCAGCTCGCCGGCATCGACGAACGGCTCACCCCGCAGGTGCGGTCGGTGCTGACCGTCCCCGGCGCCCTGGCGGCCCGGCAGGCCCGCGGCGGGACGGCGCCGGAGCGGGTCGCCGAGCAGCTCCGGTCGCTGTCGGAGCTGGCGCGTGAGCACACCGAGTGGGCCTCCTGGTCACCGGTGGCCGGAGCCCTCTAG